Proteins found in one Primulina eburnea isolate SZY01 chromosome 16, ASM2296580v1, whole genome shotgun sequence genomic segment:
- the LOC140817053 gene encoding putative 4-hydroxy-4-methyl-2-oxoglutarate aldolase 2 → MALVTTAEVCDANPQLIVSGELRALNPVFQIYGRRQVFSGPVVTLRVFEDNVLVREFLEERGNGRVLVVDGGGSLRCAILGGNPVVQAQNNGWAGIVVNGCIRDVDEINGCDIGVRALASHPVKANKKGIGEKHVPINFAGTRICDGEWLYADTDGILVSKTELSV, encoded by the coding sequence ATGGCCTTGGTAACGACAGCTGAAGTTTGTGATGCAAATCCACAGCTCATTGTGAGTGGTGAACTCCGAGCACTTAATCCTGTTTTCCAGATATATGGCAGGCGCCAAGTCTTCTCTGGACCAGTTGTTACTCTGAGAGTGTTTGAAGATAATGTTCTGGTCCGTGAATTTCTCGAGGAAAGGGGAAATGGAAGAGTTCTTGTTGTTGATGGGGGTGGTAGCTTGAGATGTGCAATATTGGGTGGAAATCCTGTAGTACAGGCGCAGAACAATGGATGGGCTGGTATAGTAGTTAACGGCTGTATAAGGGATGTAGATGAAATAAATGGCTGCGACATTGGTGTTCGAGCCCTCGCCTCACATCCTGTTAAGGCTAACAAGAAGGGAATTGGAGAAAAGCATGTTCCCATAAATTTTGCTGGGACTAGAATTTGTGATGGCGAATGGCTTTATGCAGATACTGATGGCATTCTTGTTTCAAAGACAGAgttgtccgtctga